A DNA window from Streptomyces sp. 71268 contains the following coding sequences:
- the ftsY gene encoding signal recognition particle-docking protein FtsY, giving the protein MEIVILAVVIAVVALAAISGLVVSSRKKKQLPPAPPSSPSITAPPAEPHVGEEAETPREEPRRTIEEVDLPGATATEPEAPAAPPAPEIEVPEPSAGRLVRLRARLSRSQNSLGKGLLTLLSREHLDEDTWEEIEDTLLTADVGVAPTQELVERLRERVRVLGTRTPDELRALLRAELLQLVGTDSDRTVHTESGVTADGQEKPGVVLVVGVNGTGKTTTTGKLARVLVADGKSVVLGAADTFRAAAADQLQTWGERVGARTVRGPEGGDPASIAFDAVKEGVAEGADVVLIDTAGRLHTKTGLMDELGKVKRVVEKHGAVDEVLLVLDATTGQNGLIQARVFAEVVDITGIVLTKLDGTAKGGIVIAVQRELGVPVKLVGLGEGADDLAPFEPEAFVDALIGD; this is encoded by the coding sequence ATGGAAATCGTCATCCTTGCTGTAGTCATCGCTGTGGTCGCGCTCGCCGCGATCAGCGGGCTCGTCGTCAGCAGCCGCAAGAAGAAGCAGCTGCCCCCGGCCCCGCCGAGCAGCCCGTCCATCACCGCGCCGCCCGCCGAGCCACACGTCGGCGAGGAAGCCGAAACCCCACGCGAAGAGCCCCGTCGCACCATCGAGGAGGTGGACCTGCCGGGGGCCACCGCGACGGAGCCCGAGGCGCCGGCGGCGCCACCCGCACCCGAGATCGAGGTACCGGAGCCCAGCGCGGGCCGTCTGGTACGACTGCGCGCCCGCCTCTCGCGCTCGCAGAACAGCCTCGGCAAGGGGTTGCTCACCCTGCTCTCCCGCGAACACCTCGACGAGGACACGTGGGAGGAGATCGAGGACACCCTGCTGACCGCGGACGTCGGCGTGGCACCCACCCAGGAACTGGTGGAGCGGCTGCGCGAGCGCGTCCGGGTCCTCGGCACCCGCACCCCCGACGAGCTGCGCGCCCTGCTCCGTGCCGAGCTGCTCCAGCTCGTGGGCACCGACAGCGACCGCACCGTGCACACCGAAAGCGGCGTGACCGCCGACGGCCAGGAGAAGCCCGGCGTGGTGCTGGTCGTCGGCGTGAACGGCACCGGCAAGACCACCACCACGGGCAAGCTCGCCCGGGTACTCGTCGCCGACGGCAAGTCCGTGGTGCTCGGCGCCGCCGACACCTTCCGCGCCGCCGCCGCCGACCAGCTCCAGACCTGGGGCGAACGGGTCGGCGCCCGCACCGTACGCGGCCCGGAGGGCGGCGACCCCGCCTCCATCGCCTTCGACGCGGTGAAGGAGGGCGTGGCCGAGGGGGCCGACGTCGTCCTCATCGACACCGCCGGCCGGCTGCACACCAAGACCGGCCTGATGGACGAGCTGGGCAAGGTCAAGCGCGTGGTGGAAAAGCACGGCGCGGTCGACGAGGTGCTGCTCGTCCTCGACGCCACCACCGGCCAGAACGGGCTCATCCAGGCCCGGGTGTTCGCGGAGGTCGTGGACATCACCGGCATCGTGCTGACCAAGCTCGACGGCACGGCCAAGGGCGGCATCGTGATCGCGGTGCAGCGCGAACTCGGCGTCCCGGTCAAGCTCGTGGGCCTGGGCGAGGGCGCGGACGACCTGGCCCCGTTCGAGCCGGAGGCGTTCGTGGACGCGCTGATCGGCGACTGA
- a CDS encoding cytosine permease has translation MDQTSTAFTTPHATTADSATTAAASAIETRGIEPVPAHERHGRVRELFPTWVAANISVLLLTMGAGLVVFNGLSLWQVLLVAGCAATVSFGMVGVLSVSGKWGGAPGAMLSRATFGVRGNYFPGAVLWVARFGWETINAVTGAYALLTILDLLFGVRQNNLLVVVTLVGFVATTFLVSGMGRAVLNVCNRWSTYVFGAFSVLVLGYLIVDTDWGSVFDRPTGSTAMVIAGIGTIAAGGISWVPTGPDFTRYLPHAASGRKIVGATVSGAALVFVPMVLMGAVMAVATPDLASAADPVSFLGDVLPTWLAVPYLITALVGMLLINSLSMYSAGFTAQTMGVKLPRALAVSVNAVISLVGGLLLMLVAKSFYGSFITFLTLLAVSFSAWIGVYAVDMFRRRALVVRYDARGLMDTGRSSRYWYVGGFCWQAMVAWGLALTAGLCFTKVDWFTGPLATSWIGRNGLGWAATILIAAVSFALLPRPREGAGAAPHGATGDGQKLNPVG, from the coding sequence ATGGACCAGACGTCCACCGCGTTCACCACCCCCCACGCCACGACGGCCGACTCCGCCACGACCGCGGCCGCGAGCGCCATCGAGACCCGCGGCATCGAACCCGTCCCCGCCCACGAGCGCCATGGCCGCGTGCGCGAGCTGTTCCCCACCTGGGTGGCCGCCAACATCAGCGTGCTGTTGCTCACGATGGGCGCGGGGCTGGTGGTCTTCAACGGACTCAGCCTCTGGCAGGTGCTGCTGGTCGCCGGGTGCGCCGCCACCGTCTCGTTCGGGATGGTGGGCGTGTTGTCGGTGTCGGGCAAGTGGGGTGGCGCTCCGGGCGCGATGCTCTCGCGCGCGACGTTCGGCGTACGGGGCAACTACTTCCCCGGCGCCGTGCTGTGGGTGGCCCGCTTCGGCTGGGAGACGATCAACGCGGTCACCGGCGCGTACGCCCTGCTGACCATCCTCGACCTGCTGTTCGGCGTCCGACAGAACAACCTGCTGGTCGTCGTCACGCTGGTCGGCTTCGTGGCCACCACGTTCCTGGTGAGCGGCATGGGCCGGGCCGTGCTGAACGTGTGCAACCGGTGGTCGACCTACGTCTTCGGCGCCTTCAGCGTGCTCGTCCTCGGCTATCTGATCGTCGACACCGACTGGGGCTCCGTCTTCGACCGTCCGACCGGCAGCACCGCCATGGTGATCGCGGGCATCGGCACCATCGCGGCGGGCGGCATCAGCTGGGTACCGACGGGGCCTGACTTCACCCGCTACCTGCCGCACGCGGCGTCCGGCCGGAAGATCGTCGGCGCCACGGTCTCCGGCGCGGCCCTGGTGTTCGTGCCCATGGTGCTCATGGGCGCCGTCATGGCCGTCGCCACGCCGGACCTCGCCTCCGCCGCCGACCCGGTGTCCTTCCTCGGCGACGTGCTGCCCACCTGGCTCGCGGTGCCGTACCTGATCACCGCGCTGGTCGGAATGCTGTTGATCAACAGCCTCTCGATGTACTCGGCCGGCTTCACCGCGCAGACCATGGGCGTCAAGCTGCCGCGCGCCCTCGCGGTCTCCGTCAACGCGGTCATCAGCCTGGTCGGCGGTCTGCTGCTGATGCTGGTCGCCAAGAGCTTCTACGGCTCGTTCATCACCTTCCTCACGCTGCTCGCCGTCTCCTTCTCGGCCTGGATCGGCGTGTACGCGGTGGACATGTTCCGCCGCCGCGCGCTGGTGGTGCGCTACGACGCGCGGGGGCTGATGGACACCGGTCGCAGCAGTCGGTACTGGTACGTGGGCGGCTTCTGCTGGCAGGCCATGGTCGCCTGGGGGCTGGCCCTGACGGCCGGGTTGTGCTTCACGAAGGTGGACTGGTTCACCGGCCCGCTGGCGACGAGCTGGATCGGGCGCAACGGCCTGGGATGGGCCGCCACGATCCTCATCGCCGCGGTGAGCTTCGCGCTGCTCCCGCGCCCCCGTGAGGGCGCCGGCGCCGCCCCCCACGGGGCCACGGGCGATGGCCAGAAGTTGAACCCCGTCGGCTGA
- a CDS encoding LLM class flavin-dependent oxidoreductase — protein MSATLPTGPPTAPSTAVRFNLVDPTATPESLSRRYRAAIDMAAFADDRGIGTIQTEEHHGAVNGWLPSPLTFAGTVFGATRQISVTVAALLAPLYDPLRLAEDIAVLDLLSGGRLVTVAGLGSRRAEYGAHGKDWRWRGKLQDEALETLLAAWTGEPFGYRGRTVRVTPRPYTQPHPPLYVGGNSRPAARRAARLGLPMFLNAHLPRLAAYYRARCAEYGTAGRCVMPAPRTPLLHLSEDPDRTWATYGQHLLHEARVHASWQAPPARSGAHPPVSDVDALRRQGRYRVVTPDECVELAGSLGDGGRLVLHPLCGGIPVEEGWSSLHLFASAVLPKIAAAPAR, from the coding sequence ATGTCCGCTACCTTGCCCACCGGCCCGCCGACGGCGCCCAGCACCGCCGTACGGTTCAACCTCGTGGACCCGACGGCCACCCCGGAATCCCTCTCCCGGCGCTACCGCGCGGCCATCGACATGGCCGCCTTCGCCGACGACCGTGGCATCGGCACCATCCAGACCGAGGAGCACCACGGCGCGGTCAACGGCTGGCTGCCCTCCCCGCTCACCTTCGCCGGCACCGTCTTCGGCGCCACCCGACAGATCTCGGTCACCGTCGCGGCGCTGTTGGCCCCGTTGTACGACCCGCTGCGGCTCGCCGAGGACATCGCCGTGCTCGACCTGCTGAGCGGCGGCAGGCTGGTCACGGTCGCGGGGCTCGGCTCACGGCGCGCGGAGTACGGGGCGCACGGCAAGGACTGGCGCTGGCGCGGCAAGCTCCAGGACGAGGCGTTGGAGACGCTGCTCGCGGCCTGGACCGGCGAGCCGTTCGGCTACCGGGGCCGCACCGTTCGGGTCACCCCGCGCCCATACACGCAGCCGCATCCGCCGCTGTACGTCGGGGGCAACTCCCGGCCGGCGGCGCGGCGCGCGGCGCGGCTCGGGCTGCCGATGTTCCTGAACGCGCACCTGCCGCGGCTGGCGGCGTACTACCGGGCGCGGTGCGCGGAGTACGGCACGGCGGGGCGCTGCGTGATGCCGGCGCCCCGTACGCCGTTGCTACACCTGTCCGAGGACCCGGACCGCACCTGGGCGACGTACGGACAGCACCTGTTGCACGAGGCGCGGGTGCACGCCTCGTGGCAGGCGCCCCCCGCGCGCTCCGGGGCGCATCCCCCGGTGAGCGACGTGGACGCGCTACGCCGGCAGGGGCGCTACCGGGTCGTGACGCCGGACGAGTGCGTGGAGCTCGCGGGGAGCCTCGGCGACGGCGGGCGGCTGGTCCTGCACCCGCTGTGTGGCGGCATTCCGGTGGAGGAGGGGTGGAGTTCCCTACACCTGTTCGCGAGCGCCGTGCTGCCCAAGATCGCCGCCGCCCCGGCTCGGTGA
- a CDS encoding sugar porter family MFS transporter: protein MTSTAQPPAPEGRKAMPEHLGHVIFITAAAAMGGFLFGYDSSVINGAVEAIRGRFDIGSEALAQVIAAALIGCAVGATAAGRIADRIGRIRCMQIAAVLFTISAIGSAVPFALWDLAMWRVLGGVAIGMASVIGPAYIAEVSPPAYRGRLASFQQAAIVVGIAVSQLVNWGILNLADGDQRGTIAGLEAWQWMLGVMVVPAVLYGLLSLVIPESPRFLISVGRYDQARAVLAEVEGKDVDIDLRVDEIQEAMRREERSTFRDLLGGRAGLLPIVWIGIGLSVFQQLVGINVIFYYSSSLWQSVGIDPSSSFFYSFTTSIINIIGTVIAMTFVDRIGRKPLALIGSAGMAASLAVAAWAFSAKTGTGEDIRMPDTQGTVALVAAHSFVLFFALSWGVVVWVLLGEMFPNRIRAAALGVAASAQWVANWAITVSFPTLSDWNLSGAYVMYTIFAVLSIPFILKWVPETKGKALEEMG from the coding sequence TTGACCAGCACCGCGCAGCCGCCGGCGCCGGAAGGCCGTAAGGCCATGCCCGAGCACCTCGGCCACGTCATCTTCATCACCGCGGCAGCCGCCATGGGCGGCTTCCTCTTCGGCTACGACAGCTCGGTCATCAACGGTGCGGTCGAAGCGATCCGCGGCCGGTTCGACATCGGCTCGGAAGCCCTGGCGCAGGTGATCGCGGCGGCCCTCATCGGCTGCGCCGTCGGCGCGACGGCGGCCGGGCGCATCGCCGACCGGATCGGCCGCATCCGCTGCATGCAGATCGCCGCCGTACTGTTCACGATCAGCGCCATCGGCTCCGCCGTACCCTTCGCGCTGTGGGACCTCGCCATGTGGCGCGTCCTCGGCGGCGTCGCCATCGGCATGGCCTCGGTGATCGGCCCCGCTTACATCGCCGAGGTCTCACCACCCGCCTACCGGGGCCGGTTGGCCTCCTTCCAGCAGGCGGCGATCGTCGTAGGCATCGCCGTCTCGCAGCTCGTCAACTGGGGCATCCTCAACCTCGCGGACGGCGACCAGCGCGGCACCATCGCGGGCCTTGAGGCATGGCAGTGGATGCTCGGCGTCATGGTCGTGCCCGCCGTGCTGTACGGCCTGCTCTCGCTGGTCATCCCCGAATCGCCCCGGTTCCTGATCTCGGTCGGCCGGTACGACCAGGCCCGTGCGGTGCTCGCCGAGGTCGAGGGCAAGGACGTGGACATCGACCTGCGCGTCGACGAGATCCAGGAGGCCATGCGCCGCGAGGAGCGGTCCACCTTCCGGGACCTGCTCGGCGGCCGGGCCGGGCTGCTGCCGATCGTGTGGATCGGCATCGGCCTCTCGGTCTTCCAGCAGCTCGTCGGCATCAACGTGATCTTCTACTACTCGTCCTCGCTGTGGCAGTCCGTGGGCATCGACCCGAGCAGCTCGTTCTTCTACAGCTTCACCACGTCGATCATCAACATCATCGGCACCGTCATCGCGATGACCTTCGTCGACCGGATCGGCCGCAAGCCGCTGGCGCTCATCGGATCAGCCGGCATGGCGGCCTCCCTCGCCGTCGCCGCCTGGGCGTTCTCGGCCAAGACCGGTACCGGCGAGGACATCCGGATGCCCGACACCCAGGGCACCGTGGCGCTCGTCGCCGCGCACTCCTTCGTGCTCTTCTTCGCCCTGTCCTGGGGCGTGGTGGTCTGGGTGCTGCTCGGCGAGATGTTCCCGAACCGGATCCGCGCCGCCGCGCTCGGCGTCGCCGCCTCGGCCCAATGGGTGGCCAACTGGGCGATCACCGTCAGCTTCCCGACGCTGTCGGACTGGAACCTCTCCGGCGCCTACGTGATGTACACGATCTTCGCCGTGCTCTCGATCCCGTTCATCCTCAAGTGGGTGCCGGAGACCAAGGGCAAGGCGCTGGAGGAGATGGGCTGA
- a CDS encoding AAA family ATPase → MHLKSLTLRGFKSFASATTLRFEPGITCVVGPNGSGKSNVVDALSWVMGEQGAKSLRGGKMEDVIFAGTTGRPPLGRAEVSLTIDNADGALPIDYAEVTITRIMFRNGGSEYQINGDTCRLLDIQELLSDSGIGREMHVIVGQGQLDSVLHADPMGRRAFIEEAAGVLKHRKRKEKAVRKLDAMQANLARVQDLTDELRRQLKPLGRQAAVARRAAVIQADLRDARLRLLADDLVTLREALRAEVADEAALKERKEAAEAALHTARRREAALEEQVRALSPRLVRAQQTWHELSQLAERVRGTIGLADARVKSATSAPVDERRGRDPEEMEREAQRIREQEAELEAALEAVSRALDDTVAHRAELERELAQEERRLRDAARAYADRREGLARLHGQVNAARSRSSSAQAEIDRLTRSRDEARERAVAAQEEYEQLKAEVDGLDEGDAELADRHEEAKRALADAESGLNAAREAATAAERKRAATAARHEALALGLRRKDGTGALLGAGEQLGGLLGPVAELLTVAPSYEVPLAAALGAAADAVAVANPATAANALRLLRKQDAGRAALLLSAGTGAPERAASAPERTEGSADARQGTGAVVGGSVTGAVTGAGAGASNGADGAHGAERGDGAAEAGGGAPGADGEGLGALGTPLWAADLVHGPAELLPAVRRLLRDVVVVTALEDAEDLVASRPEVMAVTAEGDLLGGHFAQGGSAGAPSLLEVQAQVDEAAAQLTELAVRCDELADAQRAAQRRRTEAAALVEELASRRSAADREKSRVAQSLGRLGGQARGAAGEAERMTAAAAKAEEALVRATEEVAELAERLRVAEEESPFGEDGADEPDTAVRDRLAADGANARQTEMEARLQVRTHEERVKGLAGRADALDRGARAEREARARAEQRRARLRHEAAVGAAVAAGARQLLAHVEVSLRRADQERRSAETAKTEREAELVAERERGRGLAAELDKLTDSVHKGEVLGAEKRLRIEQLETKALEELGVEPAGLVAEYGPDQLVPPSPPAEGEELPQDPEHPRNQPVPFVRAQQEKRLRAAERAYQQLGKVNPLALEEYAALEERHKFLTEQLEDLKKTRADLLQVIKDVDERVEQVFTEAFRDTAREFEGVFSRLFPGGEGRLILTDPENMLTTGLDVEARPPGKKVKRLSLLSGGERSLTAVALLVSIFKARPSPFYVMDEVEAALDDTNLQRLIRIMEELQESSQLIVITHQKRTMEVADALYGVSMQGDGVSKVISQRLR, encoded by the coding sequence GTGCACCTCAAGAGCCTGACCCTGCGAGGTTTCAAGTCCTTCGCCTCCGCCACGACGCTGCGCTTCGAGCCCGGTATCACCTGCGTCGTGGGTCCCAACGGGTCCGGTAAGTCCAACGTCGTCGACGCCCTGTCGTGGGTGATGGGCGAGCAGGGGGCCAAGTCGCTGCGCGGCGGCAAGATGGAGGACGTCATCTTCGCCGGCACCACCGGCCGCCCGCCGCTCGGCCGCGCCGAGGTCTCCCTCACCATCGACAACGCCGACGGCGCGCTGCCCATCGACTACGCCGAGGTCACCATCACGCGGATCATGTTCCGCAACGGCGGCAGCGAGTACCAGATCAACGGCGACACCTGTCGGCTGCTCGACATCCAGGAACTGCTCTCCGACTCCGGCATCGGCCGTGAGATGCACGTGATCGTCGGCCAGGGCCAGCTCGACTCCGTACTGCACGCCGACCCGATGGGGCGCAGGGCCTTCATCGAGGAGGCGGCTGGCGTCCTCAAGCACCGCAAGCGCAAGGAGAAGGCGGTCAGGAAGCTGGACGCGATGCAGGCCAACCTGGCCCGCGTGCAGGACCTGACCGACGAGCTGCGCCGGCAACTCAAGCCACTGGGGCGGCAGGCGGCCGTCGCGCGGCGGGCCGCCGTCATCCAGGCCGACCTGCGGGACGCGCGGCTGCGCCTGCTCGCCGACGACCTGGTGACGCTGCGCGAGGCGCTGCGCGCCGAGGTCGCGGACGAGGCGGCGCTCAAGGAGCGCAAGGAGGCCGCGGAGGCCGCGTTGCACACCGCGCGGCGGCGCGAGGCCGCGCTGGAGGAGCAGGTACGAGCGCTCTCGCCCCGCCTGGTGCGGGCCCAGCAGACCTGGCACGAGCTGTCGCAGCTCGCCGAGCGGGTGCGGGGCACCATCGGACTCGCCGACGCGCGGGTCAAGAGCGCGACCTCGGCCCCGGTGGACGAGCGACGGGGCCGCGATCCGGAGGAGATGGAGCGCGAGGCCCAGCGCATCCGGGAGCAGGAGGCCGAGCTGGAAGCCGCCCTGGAGGCGGTCAGCCGTGCCCTGGACGACACGGTGGCCCACCGCGCGGAACTGGAGCGCGAGCTGGCCCAGGAGGAGCGCAGGCTCAGGGACGCGGCCCGCGCGTACGCCGACCGTCGCGAGGGGCTGGCCAGGCTGCACGGCCAGGTGAACGCGGCCCGCAGCCGCTCCTCCTCGGCGCAGGCCGAGATCGACCGGCTCACCCGCTCCCGGGACGAGGCCCGGGAGCGGGCGGTGGCCGCGCAGGAGGAGTACGAGCAGCTCAAGGCCGAGGTCGACGGGCTCGACGAGGGCGACGCGGAGCTGGCCGACCGACACGAGGAGGCCAAGCGGGCGCTGGCCGACGCGGAATCCGGGCTCAACGCGGCCCGCGAGGCGGCGACGGCGGCCGAGCGCAAGCGCGCGGCGACGGCGGCCCGGCACGAGGCGCTGGCCCTGGGGCTGCGCCGCAAGGACGGCACGGGGGCGCTTCTCGGCGCGGGCGAGCAGCTCGGCGGCCTGCTCGGCCCCGTCGCGGAACTGCTCACCGTCGCCCCCAGTTACGAGGTGCCGCTCGCCGCCGCCCTGGGCGCCGCGGCCGACGCCGTCGCCGTCGCCAACCCCGCCACGGCGGCCAACGCCCTGCGGCTGCTGCGCAAGCAGGACGCGGGGCGGGCGGCGCTGCTGCTGAGCGCCGGCACTGGCGCCCCGGAACGCGCGGCGAGCGCCCCGGAGCGTACGGAGGGGAGCGCGGACGCGCGGCAGGGCACCGGCGCGGTCGTGGGTGGCTCCGTGACCGGCGCGGTGACCGGGGCTGGTGCCGGAGCGAGCAACGGGGCCGACGGAGCCCACGGGGCAGAGCGGGGCGACGGGGCCGCCGAGGCGGGCGGCGGCGCCCCGGGAGCGGACGGCGAGGGGCTGGGCGCGCTGGGCACGCCGCTGTGGGCCGCGGACCTGGTGCACGGGCCCGCCGAACTGCTTCCCGCGGTGCGCCGGCTGCTGCGCGACGTGGTGGTCGTCACCGCCCTGGAGGACGCCGAGGACCTGGTGGCCTCGCGGCCCGAGGTGATGGCGGTGACCGCCGAAGGCGACCTGTTGGGCGGGCACTTCGCCCAGGGAGGGTCGGCCGGCGCGCCCAGCCTCCTTGAGGTGCAGGCCCAGGTGGACGAGGCGGCGGCGCAGCTCACGGAGCTGGCCGTGCGGTGCGACGAGCTCGCCGACGCCCAGCGGGCCGCGCAGCGGCGGCGTACCGAGGCGGCGGCGCTGGTGGAGGAGTTGGCCAGCCGGCGCAGCGCCGCCGACCGGGAGAAGTCGCGCGTCGCGCAGTCGCTGGGCCGGCTCGGTGGCCAGGCGCGGGGCGCCGCGGGCGAGGCGGAGCGCATGACGGCCGCCGCCGCCAAGGCCGAGGAGGCGCTTGTTCGGGCGACCGAGGAGGTGGCGGAGTTGGCCGAGCGGCTGCGCGTGGCGGAGGAGGAGTCGCCGTTCGGCGAGGACGGGGCGGACGAGCCCGACACCGCCGTACGGGACCGACTCGCCGCCGACGGGGCCAACGCGCGGCAGACCGAGATGGAGGCCAGGCTCCAGGTCCGTACGCACGAGGAGCGGGTCAAGGGGCTGGCCGGCCGGGCGGACGCGCTGGATCGCGGGGCGCGGGCGGAGCGGGAGGCGCGGGCGCGGGCCGAGCAGCGTCGCGCCCGGTTGCGGCACGAGGCGGCCGTCGGCGCCGCGGTGGCCGCCGGCGCGCGGCAACTGCTGGCGCACGTCGAGGTCTCGTTGCGGCGCGCCGATCAGGAGCGGCGGTCGGCCGAGACGGCGAAGACGGAGCGCGAGGCCGAGTTGGTCGCGGAGCGGGAGAGGGGTCGCGGGCTGGCCGCCGAGCTGGACAAGCTCACGGACTCGGTGCACAAGGGCGAGGTCCTCGGCGCGGAGAAGCGGCTGCGGATCGAGCAGTTGGAGACGAAGGCGCTGGAGGAGCTCGGCGTGGAGCCGGCCGGCCTCGTCGCCGAGTACGGCCCCGACCAACTGGTGCCCCCGTCGCCGCCCGCCGAGGGCGAGGAGCTGCCGCAGGACCCGGAGCACCCGCGCAACCAGCCGGTGCCGTTCGTACGGGCCCAGCAGGAGAAGCGGCTGCGGGCCGCCGAGCGCGCGTACCAGCAGTTGGGCAAGGTGAACCCGCTGGCGCTTGAGGAGTACGCCGCGCTGGAGGAGCGGCACAAGTTCCTGACGGAGCAGCTTGAGGACCTGAAGAAGACCCGGGCCGACCTGCTCCAGGTGATCAAGGACGTGGACGAACGCGTCGAGCAGGTCTTCACGGAGGCGTTCCGGGACACGGCGCGCGAGTTCGAGGGCGTCTTCTCGCGCCTCTTCCCGGGCGGGGAGGGGCGGTTGATTCTCACCGACCCCGAGAACATGTTGACCACCGGCCTGGACGTGGAGGCCCGGCCGCCGGGCAAGAAGGTCAAGCGGCTGTCGCTGCTGTCCGGCGGCGAGCGCTCGCTGACCGCCGTGGCGCTGCTGGTGTCGATCTTCAAGGCTCGTCCGAGCCCGTTCTACGTGATGGACGAGGTCGAGGCGGCGCTGGACGACACCAACCTGCAGCGCCTGATCCGGATCATGGAGGAGTTGCAGGAGAGTTCGCAGCTCATCGTGATCACGCACCAGAAGCGCACGATGGAGGTCGCCGACGCGCTGTACGGCGTGTCCATGCAGGGCGACGGCGTCTCGAAGGTCATCAGCCAGCGGTTGCGCTGA
- a CDS encoding acylphosphatase, with the protein MDENVRLTAWVRGRVQGVGFRWFTRANALRIGTLVGFASNLDDGRVQVVAEGPKAGCEELLEWLRTGDTPGRVDGVTEIWDTPRGGYETFEIR; encoded by the coding sequence ATGGACGAAAACGTGCGCCTCACCGCCTGGGTGCGGGGCCGGGTGCAGGGAGTGGGGTTCCGCTGGTTCACGCGGGCCAACGCCCTGCGCATCGGAACGCTGGTCGGCTTCGCCTCGAACCTGGACGACGGCCGGGTCCAGGTGGTGGCCGAAGGACCGAAGGCCGGCTGCGAGGAGCTGCTGGAGTGGCTCCGCACGGGCGACACGCCCGGGAGGGTCGACGGAGTGACTGAGATTTGGGACACCCCGCGAGGTGGCTACGAGACCTTTGAAATTCGCTGA
- the mutM gene encoding bifunctional DNA-formamidopyrimidine glycosylase/DNA-(apurinic or apyrimidinic site) lyase — translation MPELPEVEVVRRGLERWVTGRVIAEVQVLHPRAIRRHLAGPADFADQLIGHRFAAACRRGKYLWLPLDTVGAAATAPTEHPVRTTTGRALEVTEHGETGHGATAHGAPPTGHGAGGTGHGAPGSADGAADGATRGEATGRSVLGHLGMSGQLLVQPETAADEKHLRIRVRFADAAGTELRFVDQRTFGGLSLHDQLPGAPDGLPDVIGHIARDPLNPAFDETAFYAALRRRRTTIKRALLDQSLISGVGNIYADEALWRARLHFDRPTASLTRPRAIELLGHVRDVMRAALAVGGTSFDSLYVNVNGESGYFERSLDAYGREDEPCRRCGAPMRRSPWMNRSSYFCPRCQRPPRAVAPRTARGGPIA, via the coding sequence GTGCCGGAACTGCCCGAGGTCGAGGTCGTCCGCCGTGGCCTGGAGCGCTGGGTCACCGGGCGTGTCATCGCCGAGGTGCAGGTCCTGCATCCCCGCGCGATCCGCCGTCACCTGGCGGGCCCGGCCGACTTCGCCGACCAACTGATCGGGCACCGCTTCGCCGCGGCCTGCCGGCGCGGCAAGTACCTCTGGCTGCCCTTGGACACGGTGGGCGCCGCCGCAACGGCCCCCACGGAGCACCCCGTACGAACCACCACGGGGCGCGCTCTCGAAGTGACGGAGCACGGGGAGACGGGGCACGGAGCGACGGCGCACGGGGCGCCGCCGACGGGGCACGGGGCAGGGGGCACGGGGCACGGAGCGCCGGGTTCCGCGGACGGGGCCGCCGACGGTGCGACGCGCGGCGAGGCCACGGGGCGGTCCGTCCTCGGCCACCTCGGCATGAGCGGCCAACTGCTCGTCCAACCGGAAACCGCCGCGGACGAGAAGCACCTGCGCATCCGCGTCCGGTTCGCCGACGCGGCGGGGACCGAACTGCGCTTCGTCGACCAGCGGACCTTCGGCGGCCTCTCCCTGCACGACCAGTTGCCCGGGGCTCCCGACGGGCTGCCGGACGTCATCGGCCACATCGCCCGCGACCCGCTGAACCCGGCCTTCGACGAGACGGCGTTCTACGCGGCCCTGCGCCGGCGTCGCACCACCATCAAGCGCGCGCTCCTGGACCAGTCACTGATCAGCGGCGTGGGCAACATCTACGCGGACGAGGCGCTGTGGCGCGCCCGACTGCACTTCGACCGCCCCACGGCGAGCCTCACCCGCCCCCGGGCGATCGAACTGCTCGGCCACGTCCGCGACGTCATGCGAGCGGCCCTCGCCGTGGGCGGCACGAGCTTCGACAGCCTGTACGTGAACGTCAACGGCGAGTCCGGCTACTTCGAGCGCTCACTCGACGCGTACGGCCGCGAGGACGAGCCGTGCCGCCGGTGTGGCGCGCCGATGCGCCGCAGCCCGTGGATGAACCGTTCCAGCTACTTCTGCCCGCGCTGCCAGCGCCCGCCCCGCGCCGTGGCGCCCCGAACGGCACGCGGCGGCCCGATCGCCTAA